The Vallicoccus soli genome window below encodes:
- a CDS encoding xanthine dehydrogenase family protein molybdopterin-binding subunit, whose product MSLSPVGREVDRIEGRLKVTGSARYSADHRPPGTVHAHVVTSTVARGTVRSIDTAAALAAPGVLRVYAAPDPRLRLYPLAGQLAAFSERYAPLQDPIVRFHGQIVAMVVAETVEQARDAAALVTAAYDAEPARTTLADGPRVESPPASDGSPSSHTALAPGIRSIDEALAASEVVVEAESRNPVQHHAAMEPHSVLAAWDGDRLTVHAGAQLPAEWAMLLAARLGVLPEDVRLVSRFVGGAFGARVVLWSEAPLAAAAARETGRPVLLTLTREQMFTLTGHRSHVVQRVRLGATRDGVLTAVSHECDAEAPAVGGPPLLPAHAVTDTLYRTPNLHIAHRAVALDLPACRAMRAPNESPGAFALETAMDELAVATGVDPVELRLRNDAPVHPRSGLAWSSRHLADCFRVGVERFGWSRRRDAPGTRVDGDWLVGTGTAAATYPASRGAASVRLRLLDDGTATVSTATADPGTGAWTMVAITGADALGIALERVTPEIGDTALPPGAPSIASSATTTTVALVVAAARDAVAALKRLAVTDPHSPWHGADPAELRYERGRLVGRGRSAGFGGLLTRLGVRGVDATASGQRGVPPGHAFASFGAHFCEVRVNRFTYEVRVSRFTSVLDVGRVLNAQAARSQLVGGVVFGIGHALLEDDPVEPATGRLACANLADYLVPVNADVPPVDVHWLDRPDPVITGPLGAEGEVGTRSLGARGVAEIGNVGSAAAVANAVFDATGVRVRDLPITLDKLLEARRGA is encoded by the coding sequence ATGAGCCTCTCCCCCGTCGGACGCGAGGTCGACCGCATCGAGGGACGCCTCAAGGTGACGGGCTCGGCCCGGTACTCCGCCGACCACCGGCCCCCTGGCACGGTGCACGCCCACGTCGTCACGAGCACCGTCGCCCGTGGCACGGTCCGCAGCATCGACACCGCCGCCGCCCTGGCCGCCCCCGGGGTCCTCCGCGTCTACGCGGCACCCGACCCGCGGCTGCGGCTCTACCCGCTGGCCGGCCAGCTGGCCGCGTTCTCGGAGCGCTACGCCCCCCTGCAGGACCCGATCGTCCGGTTCCACGGGCAGATCGTCGCGATGGTCGTGGCGGAGACCGTCGAGCAGGCCCGCGACGCCGCGGCCCTGGTCACCGCCGCCTACGACGCCGAGCCGGCGCGGACCACGCTGGCCGACGGCCCGCGCGTGGAGTCGCCGCCCGCGTCGGACGGCTCGCCGAGCAGCCACACCGCCCTCGCTCCGGGCATCCGCTCCATCGACGAGGCGCTCGCCGCCAGCGAGGTCGTCGTGGAGGCGGAGTCCCGCAACCCGGTCCAGCACCACGCGGCGATGGAGCCGCACAGCGTCCTGGCCGCCTGGGACGGCGACCGCCTCACGGTGCACGCGGGCGCGCAGCTCCCCGCGGAGTGGGCCATGCTGCTCGCGGCGCGCCTCGGGGTCCTGCCCGAGGACGTCCGGCTCGTCTCCCGGTTCGTCGGGGGCGCCTTCGGGGCACGGGTCGTCCTCTGGAGCGAGGCGCCGCTCGCCGCCGCGGCCGCCCGCGAGACGGGCCGGCCCGTGCTGCTCACGCTGACCCGCGAGCAGATGTTCACCCTCACCGGTCACCGCAGCCACGTCGTCCAGCGCGTCCGGCTGGGCGCGACCCGCGACGGCGTGCTCACCGCGGTCAGCCACGAGTGCGACGCCGAGGCCCCGGCCGTCGGCGGCCCGCCCCTGCTCCCCGCGCACGCCGTCACCGACACCCTCTACCGGACGCCGAACCTGCACATCGCGCACCGCGCCGTGGCGCTCGACCTCCCGGCCTGCCGCGCGATGCGCGCTCCCAACGAGTCCCCCGGCGCCTTCGCCCTCGAGACGGCGATGGACGAGCTGGCCGTCGCCACCGGCGTCGACCCCGTCGAGCTGCGGCTGCGCAACGACGCGCCCGTCCACCCCCGCTCGGGGCTGGCGTGGTCGAGCCGGCACCTCGCCGACTGCTTCCGCGTCGGGGTGGAGCGCTTCGGGTGGTCCCGCCGGCGCGACGCCCCGGGCACCCGGGTCGACGGCGACTGGCTGGTCGGGACCGGGACGGCGGCGGCCACGTACCCGGCGAGCCGCGGCGCGGCGAGCGTCCGGCTCCGGCTCCTCGACGACGGCACCGCGACCGTGTCGACGGCGACGGCCGACCCGGGGACCGGGGCGTGGACGATGGTGGCGATCACCGGCGCCGACGCGCTCGGGATCGCGCTGGAGCGGGTGACCCCGGAGATTGGCGACACGGCCTTGCCCCCCGGCGCCCCCTCGATCGCCTCCTCGGCGACGACGACCACGGTGGCGCTGGTCGTCGCGGCCGCGCGAGACGCCGTCGCCGCCCTCAAGCGCCTGGCGGTCACCGACCCGCACTCGCCCTGGCACGGCGCGGACCCCGCGGAGCTGCGCTACGAGCGGGGCCGCCTGGTGGGGCGGGGGCGCTCGGCGGGCTTCGGGGGCCTGCTCACCCGGCTCGGGGTCCGCGGCGTCGACGCCACGGCCTCGGGCCAGCGCGGCGTCCCGCCGGGGCACGCCTTCGCCAGCTTCGGCGCCCACTTCTGCGAGGTCCGCGTCAACCGCTTCACGTACGAGGTCCGGGTCAGCCGCTTCACCTCGGTCCTGGACGTCGGCCGGGTCCTCAACGCGCAGGCGGCGAGGAGCCAGCTCGTCGGGGGCGTGGTCTTCGGCATCGGCCACGCCCTGCTCGAGGACGACCCGGTGGAGCCGGCCACCGGCCGGCTGGCGTGCGCCAACCTCGCCGACTACCTGGTGCCCGTGAACGCCGACGTGCCCCCGGTCGACGTGCACTGGCTCGACCGTCCCGACCCCGTGATCACCGGTCCCCTGGGCGCGGAGGGCGAGGTCGGCACGCGCAGCCTGGGGGCGCGGGGGGTCGCCGAGATCGGGAACGTGGGCTCGGCCGCCGCGGTCGCCAACGCGGTCTTCGACGCGACCGGCGTGCGGGTGCGCGACCTGCCCATCACGCTCGACAAGCTGCTCGAGGCCCGCCGCGGCGCCTAG
- a CDS encoding TetR/AcrR family transcriptional regulator, translating to MGRWEPGAPQRLQRAALELFTEQGFDATTVAGIAERAGVTERTFFRHYADKREVLFAGEDEFREPFLRAVTEGPAGAPALDLVRGALAAACAAFEAGRSRDHARARQRVVDAHPPLRERELLKLAGLAAAVGDALVARGVPPLRARLGGELAVSVFAAAFALWTAPGEERDLVRLQAEAMAEVLALVDRPGELPGQVPGQVPG from the coding sequence ATGGGACGCTGGGAGCCGGGAGCGCCGCAGCGCCTGCAGCGGGCGGCGCTCGAGCTGTTCACCGAGCAGGGCTTCGACGCCACGACGGTCGCCGGCATCGCCGAGCGGGCCGGCGTCACCGAGCGCACGTTCTTCCGCCACTACGCCGACAAGCGCGAGGTGCTCTTCGCCGGAGAGGACGAGTTCCGGGAGCCGTTCCTGCGCGCGGTGACCGAGGGGCCGGCCGGTGCGCCGGCGCTCGACCTGGTGCGGGGCGCGCTGGCCGCCGCGTGCGCGGCGTTCGAGGCCGGGCGCAGCCGTGACCACGCCCGGGCACGGCAGCGCGTCGTCGACGCGCACCCGCCGCTGCGCGAGCGCGAGCTGCTCAAGCTGGCCGGGCTCGCGGCTGCCGTCGGCGACGCCCTCGTCGCCCGCGGGGTGCCCCCCCTGCGGGCCCGGCTCGGCGGGGAGCTCGCGGTGTCGGTCTTCGCCGCGGCCTTCGCCCTGTGGACGGCCCCCGGCGAGGAGCGGGACCTGGTGCGCCTCCAGGCCGAGGCGATGGCCGAGGTGCTCGCCCTCGTCGACCGCCCCGGCGAGCTGCCGGGCCAGGTGCCGGGCCAGGTGCCGGGCTAG